A DNA window from Undibacterium sp. YM2 contains the following coding sequences:
- a CDS encoding helix-turn-helix domain-containing protein — MLPQLTSMIDMALLQSLCSDKCPESQTLEFKRCLRSTSEKDKQELAKDVTALANTEGGDIIYGIVEVNGVAGSLEHINAESNPPDSVVRRFIQTLEALVEPRIPGLKLHPIEVEGGYILLLRVPASFDGPHSIRINQARRFVMRNGTATIDMSYEQVRSAFDRTATLAKSAHDFIAGRLNLISEGRSAAKLLDGPLFVTHLVPISGLAGRKSVDLQEIYHNSFLNFVSADWGQSSRTFNFDGLLVHQPPNESGQHYIYNHIFRNGSMEGARLGGATRNYNGEQRALVWSVDMSNFFYNSFRTFLASAKNWGFSGPAVLSVAILNVKGYELGIGNNFLPFNPAIADRPHLITPEVWIADIASDDLDNLIRPVLDMLWQAFNFERCLDFDPASGAFRPRSN; from the coding sequence GTGCTGCCACAATTAACCTCTATGATTGATATGGCTTTATTGCAGAGTCTTTGCTCCGATAAATGCCCTGAATCACAGACTCTCGAATTTAAAAGATGTTTGCGTAGTACAAGCGAGAAAGACAAACAAGAACTCGCAAAGGATGTCACAGCATTAGCCAATACTGAAGGCGGAGATATTATTTACGGTATTGTCGAAGTTAACGGTGTTGCTGGTTCACTCGAACATATCAATGCTGAATCCAACCCTCCCGATTCTGTAGTTCGTCGCTTTATTCAAACACTTGAAGCTCTCGTCGAACCAAGAATCCCTGGACTTAAGCTGCATCCAATTGAAGTAGAAGGCGGCTACATATTGCTTTTGAGAGTTCCAGCATCGTTCGATGGACCTCATTCAATTAGAATTAATCAAGCCAGAAGGTTTGTGATGAGAAACGGTACTGCGACAATTGATATGAGTTATGAACAAGTACGCTCAGCATTTGATCGAACAGCGACTCTTGCCAAAAGTGCTCATGACTTTATTGCTGGTCGTTTAAATTTAATTTCCGAGGGGAGAAGTGCTGCAAAGCTTTTAGATGGGCCTCTATTTGTGACACACCTAGTACCAATTTCCGGTCTTGCAGGACGAAAGTCTGTAGATTTGCAGGAGATTTACCATAATAGTTTCTTAAATTTCGTGAGTGCAGACTGGGGGCAGAGTAGTCGAACTTTTAACTTTGACGGACTGCTTGTGCATCAACCTCCAAATGAATCTGGTCAACACTATATCTATAACCATATATTTCGAAATGGGTCAATGGAAGGTGCTCGCTTAGGCGGCGCAACACGCAATTACAATGGTGAGCAGAGAGCATTGGTATGGTCTGTTGATATGTCAAATTTTTTCTACAATTCATTTCGAACATTCCTGGCTTCCGCAAAAAATTGGGGATTTTCTGGTCCGGCGGTACTGAGTGTCGCAATTTTGAATGTCAAAGGATATGAACTAGGTATTGGCAATAATTTTCTTCCATTTAATCCTGCTATAGCTGATCGTCCACATTTGATAACGCCCGAAGTATGGATTGCGGACATCGCCTCTGATGATTTGGATAATTTAATTCGCCCAGTGCTAGACATGCTTTGGCAGGCCTTCAACTTTGAACGATGTCTTGATTTCGATCCAGCGTCAGGAGCCTTTAGGCCAAGGTCAAACTGA
- a CDS encoding TCR/Tet family MFS transporter, producing MTTLTSTGSQHAQAAGVGNNRALAVIFAAIGLDAVGIGLIFPILPRLLAEVTHGDNVAPYIGIMTALYAVMQFVFAPVLGALSDRLGRRPVLLISLAGAAINYLVMAFAPQLWMLFLGRAIAGLTSANMSVAMAYITDISPEDQRARRFGLFNAVFGAGFIIGPILGGVLGDYGLRLPFIAAAILNAANLLMAFFVLPESRTPSREKLDLAALNPLRPLRWTWRMKNLLPVILLFFILSMTGEVYGTCWSLWGNDAFHWNGLWIGLSLGTYGLCQALAQAFLPGPAVKLLGERGTILTGFVGTCLALVVMAFAKQGWMVFAVMPVFVLGGVGIPALQSLASRMVDEGMQGQFQGVLASAVSLTSIIGPLMFSTLYFVVRSQWPGAIWLSVMVVYVLAVPLVLSLKFRRAE from the coding sequence ATGACTACATTAACAAGTACAGGCAGCCAGCATGCACAGGCCGCAGGGGTGGGCAATAACCGCGCCCTGGCTGTCATCTTCGCCGCCATTGGCCTGGACGCCGTCGGGATAGGCCTGATCTTCCCCATCCTGCCACGCTTGCTGGCAGAGGTTACCCATGGCGACAATGTCGCGCCCTACATAGGCATCATGACTGCGCTATATGCGGTGATGCAGTTTGTTTTTGCACCCGTGCTCGGTGCATTGAGTGACAGGCTGGGCCGTCGCCCGGTGTTGCTGATCTCGCTGGCCGGGGCAGCCATCAATTACCTCGTCATGGCCTTCGCGCCACAACTCTGGATGCTATTCCTGGGCCGCGCCATCGCCGGGCTGACCAGTGCCAATATGTCGGTGGCCATGGCCTATATCACCGACATTTCGCCAGAAGACCAGCGGGCGCGCCGCTTTGGCCTGTTCAATGCCGTGTTTGGGGCAGGCTTCATCATCGGCCCCATCCTTGGTGGCGTGCTCGGTGACTATGGCTTGCGCCTGCCTTTCATCGCGGCAGCGATCTTGAATGCGGCCAACCTGCTGATGGCCTTTTTTGTCTTGCCAGAATCACGCACACCCAGCCGCGAGAAGCTGGACCTTGCAGCACTCAACCCGCTGCGCCCCTTGCGCTGGACATGGCGCATGAAAAACCTGCTGCCGGTGATCCTGCTCTTCTTCATCCTCAGCATGACGGGCGAGGTGTATGGCACCTGCTGGTCACTGTGGGGCAATGATGCCTTCCACTGGAACGGTCTGTGGATAGGTCTGTCGCTAGGTACCTACGGCCTGTGCCAGGCACTCGCGCAAGCCTTCTTGCCCGGCCCTGCCGTCAAACTGCTGGGCGAGCGCGGCACCATTTTGACCGGCTTTGTGGGTACCTGCCTGGCCCTGGTCGTCATGGCTTTTGCCAAACAGGGCTGGATGGTATTTGCCGTCATGCCGGTGTTTGTGCTGGGTGGTGTCGGCATACCGGCCTTGCAATCACTCGCCAGCCGCATGGTCGATGAAGGCATGCAGGGGCAATTCCAGGGCGTGCTGGCATCCGCCGTCAGCCTCACGTCCATCATTGGCCCGCTGATGTTTTCTACGCTGTATTTTGTCGTGCGCTCACAATGGCCGGGGGCGATCTGGCTCAGCGTGATGGTGGTGTATGTGCTGGCGGTGCCGCTTGTGCTAAGCTTGAAGTTCCGTCGTGCGGAGTGA
- a CDS encoding TetR/AcrR family transcriptional regulator: MSNPTDLRTRKRLAMRQGISDAATLLFQERGFDHVTVDEIAAAADVGRMTVFNHFPRKEDMFFDRDEEGREILREALRQRDPAISPIETLRLLAHKLVADESPYVRFAAGAKGFVSPGSQGFIETIEGSDTLKARARAIRDEIAQVVAEAMALSVKREAGDTDAILAANLLLATWTVALVQAHQSFRQKQDAAEAKAVFLAIVDKGSVGIKAAMAGTVYA, from the coding sequence ATGTCAAACCCTACCGATCTCCGCACCCGCAAACGCCTGGCCATGCGCCAGGGCATCTCTGATGCTGCCACCCTGCTCTTCCAGGAGCGCGGCTTTGATCATGTGACGGTGGATGAAATTGCAGCCGCGGCTGACGTGGGGCGCATGACGGTGTTCAATCACTTCCCACGCAAAGAAGACATGTTCTTTGACCGAGATGAAGAAGGGCGCGAAATATTGCGCGAGGCTTTGCGCCAGCGCGACCCTGCTATTTCTCCAATTGAAACCTTGCGCCTGCTCGCCCATAAGCTGGTGGCAGACGAAAGCCCTTATGTCAGGTTCGCTGCCGGTGCCAAAGGTTTTGTCTCACCAGGCAGCCAGGGCTTCATAGAAACCATAGAAGGCAGCGACACCCTGAAGGCACGCGCCAGGGCCATACGCGATGAGATAGCCCAGGTCGTGGCAGAGGCAATGGCCTTATCCGTCAAGCGCGAAGCTGGCGACACAGACGCCATACTGGCCGCCAACCTGTTGCTGGCGACATGGACAGTGGCACTTGTCCAGGCTCACCAGAGTTTCAGGCAAAAGCAGGATGCGGCGGAAGCGAAAGCGGTTTTTCTGGCGATAGTTGATAAGGGAAGTGTGGGGATCAAGGCGGCGATGGCAGGGACGGTTTATGCTTGA
- a CDS encoding SMI1/KNR4 family protein, protein MRCVAEGESTERLYQAVHQFGDKLPARKLAKWMPPSMKELFKNFNGANLFRPTAEANAGFVFFDLEEIAQEQIDFQDEFSDGTESSRDDAEELAWMAGLIPIAAPFYSGDRFAIDTCNRRSDDECRVVFIGHGLRYGGPLQPEDVEEVAASYLEFFRAVLNDPLRYITKGWRDEVTERHWYVSGLAVENPAKSDN, encoded by the coding sequence ATGCGATGCGTTGCTGAAGGCGAATCTACTGAGCGGCTATATCAGGCAGTACATCAGTTTGGCGACAAGCTGCCCGCCAGGAAACTGGCCAAATGGATGCCGCCCTCGATGAAAGAATTATTCAAGAATTTTAATGGCGCCAATTTATTCCGCCCCACTGCTGAGGCTAATGCAGGCTTTGTTTTTTTTGACCTGGAAGAAATTGCGCAAGAACAAATTGATTTTCAGGACGAATTTTCTGACGGTACAGAATCCAGCCGTGACGATGCAGAAGAACTCGCATGGATGGCTGGCCTGATACCCATTGCCGCCCCGTTTTATTCAGGCGATCGTTTTGCCATTGATACTTGCAACCGCCGCTCAGATGATGAGTGCAGAGTTGTTTTTATTGGTCATGGATTGAGATATGGCGGGCCACTACAGCCAGAAGATGTTGAAGAAGTTGCTGCAAGCTATCTTGAATTTTTCAGGGCAGTATTGAATGACCCTCTCCGCTATATCACCAAAGGCTGGAGAGATGAAGTCACAGAACGGCATTGGTATGTCAGCGGATTGGCCGTAGAAAATCCTGCAAAATCCGATAATTAA